Genomic DNA from Dermochelys coriacea isolate rDerCor1 chromosome 12, rDerCor1.pri.v4, whole genome shotgun sequence:
CTCTAGCTGGTATTATAATAATTCACAGAACTTTGTCCATCCTCTTCCCTTTCCTGCTTCCACAAACTCTcaatctcttccccttcccctgtgtTCTAGATACAATTTGCTTTCTCTATACTCAAGGGTAGGGAGGGGAAACTTTTTTAATACAACATATGCCAGTGAATTAAGACTTTAACTAAATACTGTATATGCTGATTATCCAATAGCATTGAGGACTATTTGGATCATTGGGAGTTCAGATAATCAAGGGTGCAtgagccattcagcagcagggtggccttGCAAGCAGCTGGGGACTAGTCATGGTCATCACAGTCCTGGTTAAGGGTCTCTGCTCTCTTGTCTGAACCTGTGCATTATCCAGATTCCTTTCTATCCCCCAGCATAAGACAGATGGGGGAATAAGGAAGGGATCTGGATAATGTAGAGGTGCAGACAATAGCATTTTGGATAAATGAGAATGCAATTGGAGAGGCAGGACCAGACAGAATATTAATTTCTTGCACAGAAGCCAGAGCGGGATGAGTGGGAGAACAGCCTGGAGGCTGTGCAGTATgccctgcagctggagaagaCTGTGAACCAGGCCTTGCTGGACCTGCACAAGCTGGCTACAGAGCAGGATGACCCTCATGTGAGTAAAGAGGAGAAGTGAATAGCTGTTCATGAGTGGCTGTAGTTTGGATACTATATTGACATGGTCTAGAATCCTTATTAGCTGGCCTCTGCAGATCCCAGACCTCTCTAAAACTAGGGAGTGTCTAACTTCTGTGGTCAGGGCATACCCATGGATAGAAGATCTCCCTCTACACCCTCTGGTTCTTATGGATacaaataagcaaataaaaagcaACTATCCCAACCTACTGTAAAAGAATAAGACAGACAATGTTTTGGGAGGGCAGGGTCAAAAGATCAATtcaggtttgagagtagcagctgttagtctctattcacaaaaagaaaaggagtactagaagtcagctgtagctcacaaaagcttatgctcaaataaattgttagtttctaaggtgccacaagtactcctttacttttccaGATCAAGTCAGGAAATGACTGGTTCCTATAGCTACAAATGAAGGAAGGGGTGACAAAGCTGTCTTGTATAGCTATTTGCCATCCAAAAGAcctaggatggggtgggggaagccatAGATCAAAGTTTCTCCCTCTTCTATGGTCTAATCAAGCTACTATAATCTATCCAGGTACTTGAGTGAGCCGCCACTGTAGCACGAGTGCCTACTTGTTTGTCTCAGTAAGTAGGCGCTAAATGTCTGCAGAATGCCCTCTTGATCCTCCCTTCCCAGACTTCCAGGGACTGGCATGAGAAGGGCATCTGGGGGACTGAGAAAGCTTGACTACAACTAGCTGTCACTCCCTGGCTGGCATTGCAGCTTGATACATAGCTGGCAACTCCATAAAACCATGCAGTGCTGTATATCTGAGCAGGAGTAAGTTCATTCTAGGCCTCCCTGTTTCCTGCAGCTCTGTGACTTCCTGGAGTCTGAGTACTTGGAGGAGCAAGTGAAGACTATCAAGCAGCTGGGAGACCATGTCACCAACCTGAAGCGCCTGGGAGTACCCCAGAATGGCATGGGAGAGTACCTGTTTGACACATACACCCtgggggagagcagctgagctccAAACTCTGAAGCTGTCTAGAGTGCAGTCCTGATCTCTTGTCTATTACAGCTGCTTGCAAGTTACAATAACTGCATGTCCTCAAAATAAAATGTGCTATTTGTCCAGTAACTTGGTttctactttttattttgttctagtCTCATTCCTGTAGTAAGATGGCTCTCATGAACAGGGAGCATTTTAGGAGTCATGGAGTATATGACTCCCTACAAGATATTGTCGTCatagttgctgtgtagacttgcTAAAAAGCTTGGAGAAGAAGGAAACGTTGTCTCATCCTTGCCACACGAGCCAGGCATCAAAACAAACTGAGATGATGCATCACTAAGACTTCAGGTACAGTTTCTTATGGAAATAGCCATAACAGGCTTACATTTTCCTGTCTATAAGCATCATACTGCACTGAATCAATTGCAGAACTAAATCATTAAACCATATTGGGATAGCCTTCTATTTGTCTCGTTTtgccctgctgcacccctgccccagggtaCTTTTGGTAGCATCTTCAAGGAGGGGCTTCACTTTTCACTGCAGCTCTAGAGTGAAAAGCAAACAAATGGTACCACCTTAGGCCAAGCTGGAGAACAGAGTTGCTAACTATTTGGTTTTTGCCTACGTCCCATTTAGTTAGCTTCTGCAGCACTGAAGATGACCAAAGCCACATAACAAGGAGCTGGAATTGAGCCTGGCTCATTCAGCAACAGAatgggggcaagggggggggggagtgtcatTAGAATAATCCTTTGTTCTTTAGTGTGGACATGAGCAAGTTAAACCTCACTCTTCTGGAAGCTTGTAGGTTCAGACATGTGGGTAGTCCTACGCTTTCTATGGAAGCCATTCTCTTTGAATTACTCACTGTGTACATTCTGGAAGCAGGAAATAAACACTGCAATCCTACAGTAAGATTGCTAGAACATGGCATAACCTAGCCAGAGACTGGGGAACAGGTAATGCatgcgtgcacgcacacacacaccttgggCCTAGTGTATGTGTCATGGGCTTCTCCCATTCACCCCATATTGACTCCATCTCTTCGTCTACTCTGTGTGCTATGTCACACAGCTGAAACTCAAACTGTTCTCTGTAGGCCATTCAAATGCTTCCAGCAGTCTGCATGTGGGCAATTTTTAACAGACAATAGCCATCAAGCAGGAGGATGATTTGGCTTCTGACAGAAGCCTGTGCTCATTCTAAGAGAGCTATTATCATTGACATAGCTCAAAATCAGGTGTTAGTGAGCACCTTTGGGTAGGAGGGATGATCTAGTTGAGAAGACACAGAACTAGGACTCAGGGAAAGATTTGTTCAGGGCTTGGTTCAGCTTTAGAATTCCCTTATGATCTTGGTCAAGTTACTTAACCTGCGACGTGCCTTAGCTCCCCTTTGAAATGGGTATAGTAATTCTCTAGCTTAGAGGGGTACCTTTCAGCTGCTCAAAGGGCTCTCTCAGGAGATGTTCAACAGGCTTATATGTTGTCCTAGCTCATGTTCAGTGTGCATGTGGGTCTGTTAGACAGAGATATAAGAAGTGGCTAATAGTCAATTAACCTAGGTGACATTGAGCTCTTCTGCCTCTGAAACAGCAATGGAGAAGCTATGACAGGGTGTGAATGAATGGGGCATGGAGGATGAAGGTTACTTGGCTAAGACTCAACCTAAGCATGACTCTAAGAATGGAAGTATGGCATATCTGTTTTCTGTGGTGGAAATTATCATAttgatcttatttttttttctccctgtcaCCTTGTTGGATCTGCAGCTATATTTTTAGGTGGGAAGATGGCATAGGAAGCCAACTTTTTGCATGACATATTGCTACAGTAGTAGGGTGACGGAGATTCAGTTTTAATATGCACTTTAGACAATAAATTTGAATAAATGAATGACAACACAGGGGGTTCCTTTTAGCTTTTTGTATGGTATTAAATATGGTGCTAGTTATGCAGGTTGAAAATTGCGTGCAATTATAAACAGATAACTCTTTGGGAACAAGCAGCAGGGACAAGCCAGTTAATGTCTTTGCTATAATGCATAACATTCccacctgaaaaaagaaaaggagtacccgtggcaccttagagactaacaaatttattagagcataagctttcgtgagctacagctcacttcatcggatgcatgcatgcatccgatgaagtgagctgtagctcacgaaagcttatgctctaataaatttgttagtctctaaggtgccacgggtactccttttctttttgcgaatacagactaacacggctgctactctgattcccacCTGAGCAATTTCATATACTTTCCTCCTTTTTGTACAGGCTCAGGTTGTACTGGTACCTAAACATTCTTTCAATGAGCTTCTTCTCTGTGGAGTGTGCACACAAGGCTAGTTTCCTACCTGCCAGAGCTTGTCTCCTAGAATTGAAAAGGTTTGATAAGAAGACAAGGTGTAACAATGACTTGGTTTACACTTGTGGTTTATGTGCATGTGCACTCTGGACAAGGTGCCTGTGTGGATTACAGTGATAATATATCTCTGTTGCTGGAACAGGCCACATTCTGCAAAACTGAGAAAGGTTTGAGGGAAAGTGGACCCTTTGGATGTCTGGCCAGTCAATATTTTCAGCTGTTTCCTATGAGACAGCCCTGCTCTGCTAACAAGAGACAAATACCTGAATGAAGAGTGTGGCTTTAAAAGAGCTGTGTACATCCATTACTGATTATTGACAGAACTGGGTCCTTTCCCCAaagcaataaatacattttaataagggttgtgtatgtgtgtgcattaCAAGATCAGCTGGAGGGAGGCATAGACTCTAACATTTCTTCCTATTTGGAACGGAGTATATTTTGCCCCATTGGTGAATAAGTAAaagagctgggtgtgtgggaaTCTCCCAGGTCAATGGGGAGAACCATGAGCAGAAATGGACATATACCTATTGACACCCTGTTTTCACTGACTATAAGTGCAATGAAGCAGCTGTCTGGTTTAATGTCTTTGTCTCTGTCACTGTTAATCTGATATATCCATGCTCCAGCCTCTGCTATGGCAGATGGTGGGATTCAATAGAGAGAGATGAATGCTCTAGGGGAGAACTCCTATAGTAGGTCAACCTTCTAGTACATAAAGACCTCTGAAATACCTCAGTAGGGattagagcaatggttctcaaacttttgtactggtgaccccttttgcacagcaagcctctgagtgtgatgcccctttataaattaaaaacacttttttttatatttaacactattataaatgctagaggtgAAGTAGGgattgggatggaggctgacagctcgggcaacccccccccacacccatgtaataacctcactaCCCccgaggggtcacaacccccagtctGAGAATCCCTGGGTTAGAGTAAGTGACATTTGGACATGATACATTTGGTATCTATCtatcacccccaccccattttctGTGTCTTCTGATCCCTACAGGGCAGTGTGAGAAACCAGATTTGTTTGTACACAGTGGGACACAAATAAAATAACTTGtaccaggaaacaaaacaaactcaaaacAAGCCCCCGCCGGGCTGAATGTCCAGTTGCTGGAGCATTCTATATCATTAATCCTCTCCCCAACTCTTGTCAGAGGTGTGGTTTTAACTGGATGACTGACATCATGGCTGACACCCATTCACTGGTGAAATTCATTAACACACCCATCTGCAATGGCTTGGTGAAGAAGGGACTTTCTAATGGGCAGCAGCTGCCAGTCACAGCCACACCCTATTCTGAACGGTATTAATGCCAGCTGTACCTGGGAAAGGTCTACATCTGCCTTGTGCTTCTGCTCAGATTGCGTTTGCTATTGTTACAGATTTTGGCTATAGTGTCTTCCCTGTTCAACCCCACAGGTATAGTGATGGAGTCCCAGGTGCGTCAGAGTTTCTATGCGGAGTGTGAGGCTGCAATTAACTGCATGGTGAATATGGAGCTGTATGCTAGCTATGTCTATTTGTCCATGGTGAGTGCCTGTCTTACAAAAACACTGTGCTATTTCATTGTATGTTAGCCCTCAGGTGTTAGCAGAAATCTAAGGCTGTTGTGGTTTCTAAATCCATCCATGAGAAATCCTAGTTGTGTAGAATGTCCTTAGAAACTACAGTGTTACATATGCTTGTAAAGATGAATTTTTGTGATTATGCAACTCCTAGTGTGGAGCTAATAGGAAGCTTGTGAGGCCTGAAATGGGGAAAAAGATGTTTAGGTGTCAGAGTTGGTAATTGCTCTATCACTATTTGAAGACTGACCTAGATTAAAGATATCACTAAGCTCAAGTACCAATGCAATGTGTTAAGGTGAGTTTGGTTTCTGTTTCTCCAACACAGGAAGCTTGTGATACTTAAGAGGGATATTTTAAGGCAAATCTTCTGAAACATGTAAATCCCACTGATATTCGTTTCTGGGACTCGAGTGCCAGAGACACAAGAACTTCAGAAAACTTTGTCCTTAagctccttgtgcctcagttccttactTCCTACATAGGAATAACATTTTACATGTAAGGTCTTATGCAGCTGCATATCAAACTCTCTGAGGCACGAAGGTGTTTTGATATACCGTACATCCTATAATCtcagccctgatctcagctggggcctcctGGTGCCACCACAATCCAAATAGCCTAAATCATCACCACTGTTTTCCCTGTCTCCCTAGTCCTACTACTTTGACCGTGATGATGTGGCCCTGAAACACATGGCCCAGTTCCTGAAGGAGCAGTCCCATGAGGAAAGGGAGCATGCAGAGAAGTTCCTGAAATACCAGAACAAGCGAGGGGGGCACATTGTCTTGCAGGACATCAAGGTGAGCAACTAAGTCACTAACCATGCATGGTGGGAGGTTAATGGAATGGAGTTCTCCAGCTATGTGAAGAGAAAATATGAGGGAGCTGTAGCAATGGGAATCTTAAGAGGAATTTCCCATAGAGCTTTGCTACATAAGCAAGTCAAATTTGAAGTCTAAGGACCTAATTTGACCTTATTATTTAGTGCCATAGGAGTAAAACTGTTTCCGGAGCACAGGATTTAAATTCCTAAACACTCTACTTAGATGTCTGAGTTGTGAATGGTAGGCTTGGGGTTAGCGGTGAAGTAATATAGCTGTGCTATTGATCAGTAGTAATGGATGATGCATGCTGACTA
This window encodes:
- the LOC119841073 gene encoding ferritin heavy chain A-like, producing the protein MESQVRQNFYADCEAAVNLLVNLELYTSYVYLSMSYYFDRDDVALRYMAHFLKEQSQERMEHAEKFLIYQNKRGGRIVLQDIKKPERDEWENSLEAVQYALQLEKTVNQALLDLHKLATEQDDPHLCDFLESEYLEEQVKTIKQLGDHVTNLKRLGVPQNGMGEYLFDTYTLGESS